From the genome of Euwallacea similis isolate ESF13 chromosome 24, ESF131.1, whole genome shotgun sequence, one region includes:
- the Sec15 gene encoding exocyst complex component 6, whose translation MELSLKESKENSPYELYLQEIEGVDDYWGPTFRTIFDNNEHLDFKRKLEERIKHHDKDIERLCNVYYQGFIESVTELLEVKSQSKNLNNQVINLDKQLQTSFQALARSGSELLQSRKVQSNIAVVIAQLKLCLPVFLSYSKLQKQIADKRYYPALKTLEELEHVHLPHVANYRFSNQLYQKIPKYRDKIEAASMTDLKDFLENIRKFSPKIGEVAMRHTSEQLASDPTVIGRKKKRNYLQSDSRSNSSEEDLSAQELIDFSPIYRGLHIADVLGKVSNFEVYYRSERTKQARLVLQPPTNMHESEDAYRNYIYAVLGFFILEDHVLNTGRGLITKAFLEEMWSVALSKVTTALQTHSAYCTDATLVLKIKDLIMLFSTTLRNYGYSVKPLWELVRELRDHYTEVLMQRWVQVFREILSKEDFQPITVHDEEEYEQILQSFPWDMDLPDDISFPYSFPFSSMVPKVYQQVKEFIYACLKFSEDLNLSQVEVDEMIRKSMNLLLTRTFSGCLSSSFRSPHINLQKITQIIIDTGYLEDANVYLDQFISNITGEESRNITSGALQGQHAMFRVAREDAVRQICEKLKQKLNEFLELESYEWNLVEPKGHASSFISDIIAFLQTTFHSFTDLPPEVAQVACRAACEHIANSMFKMLMNDEVKQISMGALNQLNLDLLQCELFAASEPVKGLQQDELLTYFVKLRELLDLFISWDWPTYFHDYAQDTSRYKHVRPEIAIILLEKLKEGDKKNIFTVLNKNERDKKKLLETVLKQLRQLSAK comes from the exons ATGGAACTCTCCCTTAAGGAATCAAAAGAAAACAGCCCGTATGAGTTATATCTCCAGGAAATTGAAGGTGTAGATGACTATTGGGGCCCAACATTTAG aacaatatttGATAACAATGAACATCTggactttaaaagaaaactggaAGAAAGGATCAAACACCATGACAAAGACATTGAAAGGCTATGCAACGTCTATTACCAAGGCTTCATTGAATCGGTCACAGAATTGCTAGAAGTAAAGTCGCAgtccaaaaatttgaat aatcaaGTGATAAATTTAGATAAACAGTTGCAGACCTCGTTTCAGGCACTGGCAAGGTCTGGTTCAGAACTGCTGCAGTCCAGAAAAGTCCAAAGTAACATTGCTGTAGTGATTGCGCAGTTGAAGTTATGTTTGCCTGTCTTTCTGTCATATTCTAAACTGCAAAAACAGATTGCGGATAAAAG GTATTACCCGGCCTTAAAGACTCTAGAGGAGCTAGAACATGTGCATTTACCACATGTTGCCAACTACAGATTTTCGAACCAGTTGTACcaaaaaatacctaaatatcGGGATAAAATAGAGGCAGCCTCCATGACCgatttgaaagattttctggaaaatatcaGGAAATTCTCTCCAAAAATTGGGGAAGTTGCCATGAGGCACACTAGCGAACAGTTGGCTAGCGATCCAACTGTAATTGGAAGGAAAAAGAAGCGAAATTACTTGCAATCAG ATTCTCGAAGTAACTCTTCAGAGGAGGATTTGAGCGCCCAAGAATTGATAGATTTTTCTCCAATATATCGCGGACTGCATATCGCAGATGTCTTAGggaaagtttcaaattttgaggTCTATTATCGCTCCGAAAGAACAAAGCAAGCCAGATTGGTATTACAACCACCAACGAACATG caCGAATCCGAAGATGCATATCGAAATTATATTTACGCCGTATTGGGATTTTTTATACTGGAGGATCATGTTTTGAACACTGGGCGAGGGCTAATCACAAAAGCATTTCTTGAAGAGATGTGGTCCGTTGCCTTATCCAAAGTCACCACGGCGTTACAAACACATTCT GCTTATTGTACTGATGCGACcttggttttaaaaataaaagatctTATCATGTTGTTCTCTACGACGCTCAGAAATTACGGATATTCGGTGAAACCTCTCTGGGAACTTGTGAGAGAGTTGAGAGATCATTACACTGAAGTGTTGATGCAGCGTTGGGTCCAAGTCTTTAGGGAGATATTGTCCAAGGAGGATTTTCAGCCCATAACC GTTCACGATGAAGAAGAATATGAACAAATTCTTCAGTCATTCCCATGGGATATGGATTTACCGGATGACATTTCCTTCCCTTacagttttccattttccagTATGGTACCTAAAGTTTACCAACAAGTGAAAGAGTTTATTTATGCGTGTTTAAAATTCTCTGAAGACCTGAATTTGAG TCAAGTCGAAGTTGATGAAATGATTCGCAAATCGATGAACCTTCTCTTAACAAGAACCTTCAGCGGGTGTCTTTCTTCCTCCTTCCGGAGTCCAcatataaatttgcaaaagaTCACTCAGATTATCATCGATACGGGGTATTTAGAAGACGCCAATGTCTATTTGGATCAGTTTATATCAAACATAACTGG AGAGGAAAGCAGGAATATAACATCAGGAGCATTGCAAGGTCAACACGCCATGTTTAGGGTGGCCAGAGAGGATGCAGTGAGGCAAATTTGTGAGAAGTTAAAGCAAAAACTGAATGAATTTCTTGAGCTGGAAAGCTACGAGTGGAATCTCGTAGAACCGAAAGGGCACGCCTCTAGTTTTATATCCGATATTATCGCCTTCTTGCAAACAACTTTTCACAGTTTTACAGATTTGCCG cCTGAAGTGGCCCAGGTAGCTTGCCGCGCTGCATGCGAACATATAGCTAATtcaatgttcaaaatgctaaTGAACGACGAGGTTAAACAGATATCAATGGGCGCCTTGAATCAGTTAAATCTGGATTTATTGCAATGTGAAT taTTTGCAGCGTCGGAACCAGTAAAAGGGCTTCAGCAGGACGAACTTTTGACATATTTTGTCAAACTAAGAGAGTTACTGGATTTGTTTATATCATGGGATTGGCCTACTTACTTTCACGACTACGCTCAAGATACAAGTCGGTATAAACACGTTCGACCGGAGATTGCAATTATTTTGCTTGAAAA GTTAAAAGAAGGAGACAAAAAGAACATATTCactgttttaaacaaaaacgaaCGGGACAAAAAGAAGCTATTGGAGACAGTATTGAAGCAGTTAAGGCAACTATCAGCAAAATGA